In one Variovorax sp. V213 genomic region, the following are encoded:
- a CDS encoding Bug family tripartite tricarboxylate transporter substrate binding protein yields MCEALLSFSPHIGGIAAQELSVKLNRRQATLCLTSLPLLAQQALGAEPEYPNRPVRLVVPYGAGGGIDAAARRLARELETMWGQSVVVDNKGGGDSIIGTAEVAHAKPDGYTILAQIATIAQNPHLRAKMPFDTLADLTPVVRVSTEPLYFAVTKSLGVNTIGEFIELARRKPGKLSFGSYGNGSTSHLLLTALQKKAKVEILHVPYKSTALVVQGLMTGEIDSGLMPYTTTRIGLDSGKVLAIGSTGATRSTVLPQVPTLEEAGLDGFTRDQWMGLFAPAKTPRSIVDKIARDVTTAVSKPEYAAWLKGFGVTPAGGTPNMFDMYFRQDYEYYRDLIKAANVRLD; encoded by the coding sequence ATGTGCGAGGCACTCCTCTCCTTCTCCCCCCACATCGGCGGCATCGCCGCGCAGGAGCTTTCAGTGAAACTCAACCGTCGACAAGCGACTCTTTGCCTGACGTCCCTTCCTCTATTGGCTCAACAGGCCTTGGGGGCGGAACCGGAATATCCCAACCGCCCGGTGCGGCTGGTCGTGCCATACGGCGCAGGGGGAGGCATCGACGCTGCGGCGCGACGTCTGGCGCGCGAACTTGAAACGATGTGGGGACAGTCGGTGGTCGTTGACAACAAGGGAGGGGGCGACTCGATCATTGGCACCGCCGAGGTCGCGCATGCCAAGCCCGATGGCTACACGATACTGGCGCAGATCGCGACCATCGCTCAAAACCCGCACCTGCGCGCGAAAATGCCCTTCGACACCTTGGCTGACCTGACGCCCGTCGTTCGCGTATCCACGGAGCCCTTGTACTTCGCCGTTACCAAGTCCCTTGGTGTGAACACAATAGGCGAATTCATCGAACTGGCGCGCCGCAAACCTGGAAAGCTTTCTTTCGGGTCGTATGGCAATGGCTCCACCTCGCACTTGCTCCTGACCGCCCTGCAAAAAAAGGCCAAGGTCGAAATCCTTCACGTACCCTACAAGAGCACGGCCCTCGTCGTGCAGGGACTGATGACCGGCGAGATCGACTCGGGCCTGATGCCCTACACCACCACCCGCATAGGTTTGGACAGCGGCAAGGTTCTGGCGATCGGTTCCACGGGCGCCACGCGCTCTACGGTGTTGCCGCAGGTGCCCACGCTGGAGGAAGCGGGGCTGGATGGTTTCACGCGGGACCAATGGATGGGTCTGTTTGCGCCGGCAAAGACACCCAGGTCGATCGTCGACAAGATCGCCAGGGACGTTACCACCGCGGTGAGCAAGCCCGAGTACGCAGCATGGCTCAAGGGATTCGGCGTCACTCCGGCGGGTGGCACGCCCAACATGTTTGATATGTACTTCCGGCAGGACTACGAGTACTACCGCGACCTGATCAAGGCCGCCAACGTGCGCCTGGATTGA
- a CDS encoding molybdopterin cofactor-binding domain-containing protein, which produces MNNAIASRRDFLKTSALASGLLLGVSLPGLRDAKAAGTLHTPNAWVHIADDNTITLITARSEMGQGVYTSLPMLLAEELGVDLASVRVAFAPANAKAYGNALFRGTQLTGGSTSVREGWERLRIAGAQVREMLASAAAARWAVARDQVQPGNGYVTGPAGRKASFGELAATAATMPVPEKPLLKDPKDFRIVGKRTRRLDTPSKVNGTARFGVDVKLPGMLYAALEQCPVIGGTVKRVDSFKAKGMPGVVDVVQIPDGVAVVADSWWRANQARKALVVEWNEGAGAALDHNAMLAGTRAALGSGTPILGKAQGDADAVIAASSRVVRAEYVSQLLAHSAMEPMNFTAHYDNGRVHLIGPTQWQDAAQRAVAAAVGVKPEDITLETTFLGGAFGRRIDMDFVIQAAQISKAVGKPVKLLWSREDDMTHDFYRPLAVHSLAAALGADGKPTAMTFRMASQSVGMRSFGIPASVQDPTMIEAAIAPYEIPASRHDVVKHDAGLRVGFWRSVSHLLNAFANESFIDELAKVAGKDPYEYRLSLVASQPRFVRVLQLAAEKSGWGKALPAGRARGIALMEGYGTYMAQVAEISLDAQGAVKVHRVTVAADLGRMVNPDTVEAQIQSSVIFGMGAALMQEITVDKGRVQQTNFHDFPLVRMNEVPTIDIVLVDSTEAPGGIGEPATAVVVPAIANAVAALTSKRLRRLPLTAEAIKMA; this is translated from the coding sequence ATGAACAATGCCATTGCCTCGCGCCGCGACTTTCTCAAGACCTCCGCCCTCGCCAGCGGCCTGCTGCTCGGTGTGAGCCTGCCGGGCCTGCGCGATGCCAAAGCAGCCGGCACCTTGCACACGCCCAATGCCTGGGTGCACATCGCCGACGACAACACCATCACCCTCATCACCGCCCGCTCCGAGATGGGGCAGGGCGTGTACACCTCGCTGCCTATGCTGCTGGCCGAAGAGCTGGGCGTGGATCTGGCCAGTGTCAGGGTCGCGTTCGCCCCGGCCAACGCCAAGGCCTACGGCAATGCGCTGTTCCGCGGTACGCAGCTCACGGGCGGCTCCACCTCTGTGCGCGAGGGCTGGGAGCGCCTGCGTATCGCAGGTGCACAAGTGCGCGAGATGCTCGCCAGCGCTGCGGCCGCCCGCTGGGCGGTTGCGCGCGATCAGGTCCAGCCGGGCAATGGCTATGTCACCGGCCCGGCAGGGCGCAAGGCGAGTTTCGGCGAACTCGCGGCCACGGCGGCCACGATGCCGGTGCCGGAGAAGCCGCTTCTGAAGGACCCCAAGGACTTCCGCATCGTCGGCAAACGCACGCGTCGCCTGGACACACCGTCCAAGGTCAACGGCACGGCGCGTTTCGGCGTCGACGTCAAACTGCCTGGCATGCTATACGCGGCGCTGGAGCAATGCCCGGTGATCGGCGGCACCGTCAAGCGCGTCGATTCATTCAAGGCCAAGGGCATGCCGGGTGTGGTGGACGTGGTGCAGATCCCCGACGGCGTGGCGGTGGTGGCCGACAGCTGGTGGCGCGCCAACCAGGCGCGCAAGGCGCTGGTCGTCGAGTGGAACGAGGGCGCGGGCGCCGCGCTGGACCACAACGCCATGCTGGCCGGCACGCGGGCGGCGCTAGGGAGCGGCACGCCGATACTGGGCAAGGCGCAAGGCGATGCCGATGCCGTGATTGCCGCCTCATCGCGCGTGGTGCGCGCCGAGTACGTGAGCCAGCTGCTGGCGCATTCGGCGATGGAACCGATGAACTTCACCGCGCACTATGACAACGGGCGCGTGCACCTGATCGGTCCCACGCAGTGGCAAGACGCCGCGCAGCGCGCGGTGGCCGCGGCAGTGGGCGTGAAGCCCGAGGACATCACACTGGAAACCACCTTCCTCGGAGGTGCCTTCGGCCGACGCATAGACATGGACTTCGTCATTCAGGCCGCGCAGATCTCCAAGGCCGTGGGCAAGCCGGTCAAGCTGCTGTGGTCGCGCGAGGACGACATGACGCATGACTTCTACCGGCCGCTGGCGGTGCACAGCCTGGCTGCCGCCCTGGGTGCTGACGGCAAGCCGACGGCCATGACGTTTCGCATGGCGTCTCAATCCGTGGGCATGCGCTCATTCGGCATCCCGGCCTCGGTGCAAGACCCGACGATGATCGAGGCGGCGATTGCGCCCTACGAGATTCCGGCCTCGCGGCACGACGTGGTCAAGCACGACGCGGGGCTGCGCGTGGGCTTTTGGCGCTCTGTCAGCCACCTGCTCAATGCTTTTGCCAACGAGAGCTTCATCGACGAGCTGGCCAAGGTGGCCGGTAAGGACCCCTACGAGTACCGCCTGTCGCTGGTGGCCAGCCAGCCGCGCTTTGTGCGGGTGCTGCAACTCGCCGCCGAAAAATCCGGCTGGGGCAAGGCGCTACCGGCCGGCCGCGCCCGCGGCATCGCGCTGATGGAGGGCTACGGCACCTACATGGCCCAGGTGGCCGAGATCAGCCTTGACGCTCAGGGGGCAGTCAAGGTGCATCGCGTCACCGTGGCGGCCGACCTGGGCCGCATGGTCAACCCCGACACGGTGGAGGCGCAGATCCAGTCCAGCGTGATCTTCGGCATGGGTGCCGCGCTGATGCAGGAGATCACCGTTGACAAGGGCCGCGTGCAGCAGACCAACTTCCACGACTTCCCGCTCGTACGCATGAATGAAGTGCCGACCATCGACATCGTGCTTGTCGATAGCACCGAGGCACCCGGCGGCATCGGTGAGCCGGCCACCGCAGTGGTCGTGCCGGCCATCGCCAATGCAGTCGCCGCGCTCACCTCCAAGAGGCTGCGCAGACTGCCCTTGACGGCCGAGGCGATCAAGATGGCTTGA
- a CDS encoding (2Fe-2S)-binding protein: protein MSVKFNLNGKAVSASAEPDTPLLWVIRDEIGLTGTKFGCGMALCGACTVHLDGQPVRSCQTPLSAAAGKRVATVESLSRDNSHPLQKAWIKHDVPQCGYCQSGQLMSAAALLSRNKNPSDADIDQAMSGNLCRCGTYPRIKAAIKDAAVMLRKA, encoded by the coding sequence ATGAGCGTGAAATTCAACCTCAATGGCAAGGCCGTCTCGGCCAGCGCCGAGCCCGACACCCCCTTGCTGTGGGTCATTCGCGACGAGATCGGCCTGACCGGCACCAAGTTCGGCTGCGGCATGGCCTTGTGCGGCGCCTGCACTGTGCACCTGGACGGCCAACCCGTGCGCTCGTGTCAGACCCCTTTGTCGGCAGCGGCAGGCAAGCGGGTGGCGACCGTGGAGAGCCTGTCGCGCGACAACAGCCATCCGCTGCAGAAAGCCTGGATCAAGCACGACGTGCCGCAGTGCGGTTACTGCCAGTCGGGTCAGCTCATGAGCGCCGCGGCGCTGCTGTCACGCAACAAGAACCCGAGTGACGCCGACATCGACCAGGCCATGAGCGGCAATCTGTGCCGCTGCGGCACTTATCCGCGCATCAAGGCCGCCATCAAGGATGCCGCCGTGATGCTGCGCAAAGCCTGA
- a CDS encoding PQQ-dependent dehydrogenase, methanol/ethanol family, protein MKSIFKPRLAAALLAAFALCALAAPDSGAPARKVDTAFIRGNAATTEEWPSHGLDYAETRFSRLAQINTSNVKDLGLAWSYDLESTRGVEATPLVVDGVMYVSASWSIVHAIDVRNGKRLWTYDPKVPREEGYKGCCDVVNRGVALYQGKVFVASFDGRLIALDAGTGRKVWEQDTVEDHKRSYTITGAPRVFNGKVIIGNGGAEYGVRGYITAYDANTGEQKWRWYTVPGDPSKPFEDESMARAAKTWDPAGKWWEAGGGGTAWDAMAFDPELNLMYVGTGNGTPWARSKRSPAGGDNLYLSSIVALNPDSGKYVWHYQETPGEEWDFTATQQIILADLTLAGKSRKVILHAPKNGFFFVIDRITGEFLSAKNFAPVNWATGYDDKGRPIETALARAGDRPREMIPSAYGAHGWHSMSFNPVTGLVYLPAQSLPMTMMDNKDWKLNMAQPGAPFSNLGWNMAVYANAQPPASKPFGRLVAWDPVHQKAVWTHEHGSPWNGGTLTTAGNLVFQGTADGRFIAFDARDGRPLWETPTGTGVVAAPVSYIVDGKQYVSIAVGWGGMYGQSSRHTDRKGPGTVYTFAVGGKAPMPAFVAYNLGGLVSGVKYKAEDVNPGRALYISNCIFCHGFPGVQKGGNLPNLGYMDKAYIENLDKFVFKGPAMSRGMPDFTGKLSADEVEKIKAFIQGTADAIRPK, encoded by the coding sequence ATGAAATCCATATTCAAGCCGCGGCTCGCCGCTGCGCTGCTGGCTGCGTTCGCACTTTGCGCATTGGCGGCGCCGGACAGCGGAGCGCCCGCTCGCAAAGTCGACACTGCCTTTATCCGGGGCAATGCCGCCACCACCGAGGAGTGGCCTAGCCACGGCCTGGACTATGCGGAGACGCGCTTCTCGCGCCTGGCGCAGATCAATACGTCCAACGTCAAGGACTTGGGCCTGGCGTGGTCCTACGATCTCGAATCCACGCGCGGTGTTGAAGCCACGCCGCTGGTGGTGGACGGCGTCATGTACGTCAGCGCCTCGTGGAGCATCGTGCACGCGATCGACGTGCGCAACGGCAAGCGGCTGTGGACCTACGACCCGAAGGTGCCGCGCGAGGAGGGCTACAAGGGCTGCTGCGACGTGGTCAATCGCGGTGTCGCGCTGTACCAGGGGAAGGTGTTCGTAGCCTCCTTTGACGGAAGGCTGATCGCGCTGGACGCGGGCACCGGCCGCAAGGTATGGGAGCAGGACACCGTCGAAGACCACAAGCGCAGCTACACCATCACTGGGGCGCCACGCGTCTTCAATGGCAAGGTGATCATCGGCAACGGCGGCGCCGAGTACGGGGTGCGCGGCTACATCACCGCCTACGATGCCAACACGGGCGAGCAGAAGTGGCGCTGGTACACCGTTCCCGGCGACCCGTCCAAGCCCTTCGAGGACGAGTCGATGGCGCGCGCCGCCAAGACCTGGGATCCGGCTGGAAAGTGGTGGGAAGCCGGCGGCGGCGGCACCGCCTGGGACGCGATGGCATTCGACCCCGAACTGAACCTGATGTACGTGGGCACCGGCAACGGCACGCCCTGGGCGCGCAGCAAGCGCAGTCCCGCCGGCGGCGACAACCTGTACCTGTCGTCAATCGTCGCGCTCAACCCCGATTCCGGCAAGTACGTCTGGCACTACCAGGAGACGCCTGGCGAAGAGTGGGATTTCACGGCGACACAACAGATCATCCTGGCGGACCTGACCCTCGCTGGCAAGTCGCGCAAGGTCATCCTGCATGCGCCGAAGAATGGCTTCTTCTTCGTGATCGACCGCATCACTGGCGAGTTTCTTTCGGCGAAGAACTTCGCCCCGGTGAACTGGGCGACCGGCTACGACGACAAGGGACGGCCGATCGAGACTGCCCTGGCCCGAGCAGGCGACCGGCCGCGCGAAATGATCCCCAGCGCCTATGGCGCTCACGGTTGGCACTCGATGTCCTTCAATCCGGTCACGGGCCTCGTGTACCTGCCCGCGCAGAGCCTTCCGATGACGATGATGGACAACAAGGATTGGAAGCTCAACATGGCTCAGCCGGGCGCGCCTTTCAGCAACCTGGGCTGGAACATGGCCGTCTACGCGAATGCGCAACCGCCTGCGAGCAAACCCTTCGGCAGGCTGGTGGCTTGGGACCCGGTCCACCAGAAGGCGGTCTGGACGCATGAGCATGGTTCACCATGGAACGGCGGCACGCTCACCACCGCCGGCAATCTGGTGTTCCAGGGCACCGCGGACGGCCGCTTCATAGCATTCGACGCGCGCGACGGCAGACCGCTGTGGGAAACACCCACCGGCACCGGCGTTGTGGCCGCGCCGGTGAGCTACATCGTTGATGGCAAGCAGTACGTTTCCATCGCCGTGGGCTGGGGCGGGATGTATGGGCAGTCCAGCCGCCACACCGACCGTAAGGGACCCGGCACCGTGTACACCTTCGCAGTGGGTGGCAAGGCGCCGATGCCTGCGTTCGTCGCCTACAACCTGGGCGGTTTGGTGTCCGGCGTGAAATACAAGGCCGAGGATGTCAACCCAGGCCGGGCGCTGTACATCAGCAACTGCATTTTTTGCCACGGCTTCCCAGGCGTGCAAAAAGGTGGAAATCTGCCCAACCTCGGCTACATGGACAAGGCATACATCGAGAACCTGGACAAGTTCGTCTTTAAGGGCCCCGCCATGTCGCGCGGCATGCCCGATTTCACCGGCAAGCTCAGCGCCGACGAAGTGGAGAAGATCAAGGCCTTCATCCAGGGAACGGCCGATGCGATCAGGCCCAAGTGA
- a CDS encoding class I adenylate-forming enzyme family protein: MTTRFGKCSSLADLYVRTCRWKGANTLFSDDQDTRYTGEQSLDRSLRFASALRSASLAPGDVVAFMCLGSAAHAVSWFGAIAGGYVASSLHVRNDSVERIAEMLKWLGAKLVVHDAAFASLIHAAVQECGLPIRTLALDDEPGTWESFIGSASPLDYERQRPDAASLASIVLSSGSTGQPKGVMHSQATLLACAVAGPGILEGIRRHDTLMLTMNPSFAGWVMFVLPAIAGKSRLHFVRRFDPAQVLELVERERVTILPMVPTMWRMVLDLDTTKRDLTSLRLIGVGGESPTADDVTRLTTRICKRIAPGYMAGESGNGCAVMITAEDLVDGRKIGSTGLPTVGADVRIVDPDGSIDDVLPPGETGEIVVTGSSVALGYWRDPTLTDKKFIDGWWRSGDLGHLDEDGYLWVNGRSDNVINTGGIKVHAEEIEADIMSHENVASCVVVGRTDAKFGQRIVAYVVAKGAGLTSDDLKSYLKDVRKLSGYKVPKAFHFLSALPTGLTGKVDRRALRDRSEPE; encoded by the coding sequence ATGACCACCCGCTTCGGCAAGTGCAGTTCTCTCGCGGACCTGTACGTGCGCACCTGCCGCTGGAAAGGCGCGAACACGCTGTTCTCCGACGACCAGGACACCCGTTACACCGGCGAGCAATCTCTGGATCGCAGCCTGCGTTTCGCCTCCGCATTGCGCAGCGCCTCACTGGCGCCGGGAGATGTGGTGGCCTTCATGTGCCTTGGTTCGGCCGCGCATGCGGTTTCATGGTTCGGCGCAATCGCAGGGGGCTACGTGGCTTCCAGCCTGCACGTGCGCAACGACTCGGTTGAGCGAATCGCCGAAATGTTGAAGTGGTTGGGCGCCAAGCTCGTCGTGCACGATGCGGCCTTCGCTTCGCTTATCCATGCCGCAGTGCAGGAATGCGGCCTGCCGATCCGAACGCTTGCGCTCGATGACGAGCCCGGCACCTGGGAATCGTTCATCGGCAGCGCCTCCCCGCTCGACTACGAACGTCAACGCCCGGACGCAGCATCGCTGGCGTCCATCGTTCTCTCATCGGGCAGCACTGGCCAACCGAAGGGCGTCATGCACAGCCAGGCCACGCTGCTGGCCTGTGCTGTCGCCGGTCCGGGGATCCTGGAGGGCATCCGCAGGCACGACACGCTCATGCTCACCATGAACCCATCGTTCGCCGGCTGGGTGATGTTCGTGCTGCCGGCGATAGCCGGCAAATCCCGCCTGCACTTCGTCCGCCGCTTCGATCCGGCCCAAGTGCTGGAGCTGGTCGAGCGCGAGCGCGTCACGATCCTGCCCATGGTGCCCACCATGTGGCGCATGGTGCTCGATCTCGATACGACGAAACGGGACTTGACCAGTTTGAGACTGATCGGCGTCGGCGGCGAATCACCCACCGCGGACGACGTCACACGTTTGACGACACGTATCTGCAAACGCATTGCCCCAGGTTACATGGCCGGCGAATCAGGCAACGGCTGCGCGGTCATGATTACCGCCGAAGATCTGGTCGACGGCCGAAAGATCGGCTCGACCGGTCTGCCGACGGTAGGTGCTGATGTGCGCATCGTCGACCCCGACGGTTCAATCGACGATGTGCTGCCTCCCGGCGAGACTGGTGAGATCGTCGTCACTGGATCGTCGGTGGCGCTCGGCTATTGGCGTGACCCAACGTTGACCGACAAGAAGTTCATCGACGGCTGGTGGCGCAGCGGTGACCTGGGTCACCTCGACGAGGATGGCTATCTTTGGGTCAACGGTCGTTCCGACAACGTCATCAATACCGGCGGCATCAAGGTCCATGCCGAGGAGATCGAGGCGGACATCATGAGCCATGAAAATGTCGCCTCATGCGTGGTCGTGGGACGCACCGATGCGAAATTCGGGCAGCGGATCGTGGCGTACGTCGTTGCGAAGGGCGCGGGACTGACTTCAGACGATCTGAAGTCGTACCTGAAAGACGTTCGCAAGCTAAGCGGCTACAAAGTACCGAAAGCATTTCACTTTCTCAGCGCCCTGCCTACCGGCCTCACCGGCAAGGTCGATCGCCGCGCCCTGCGTGACCGGAGCGAGCCCGAATGA
- a CDS encoding CaiB/BaiF CoA transferase family protein, producing MLLADMGATVIRIERPDAQPASATAISQRGRSQRYAADLKNPEDLAHVRGLARNADALIEGFRPGTMERLGLGPDVLLKENPRLVYGRVTGWGQTGPLKSTAGHDINFIAVTGALAAIGPRDRPVLPLNLIGDFAGGSMFLVSGMLAALMAARRTGQGQVVDAAMCDGVISLMTAIHEQVADGQWTETRESNLFDGGLPHYRNYECADGKHISIGPLEEPFYVRLCEAIGLVPPPQRDDPSHWPALRASFEQIFKTRTRDEWATLLESGDHCLSPVLGISEAPRHPHLAARGSFIDVDGVVQAGPVPRFSKYAAQPSAGVRDPVPIAHAMAATAAG from the coding sequence ATGCTGCTGGCCGACATGGGTGCGACAGTGATCCGCATCGAACGGCCCGACGCTCAACCCGCATCAGCAACTGCCATCTCGCAGCGAGGCCGTTCCCAGCGGTATGCGGCCGACCTGAAGAACCCGGAGGACCTCGCCCATGTGCGCGGCCTTGCCCGCAACGCGGACGCACTGATCGAGGGTTTCCGTCCCGGCACGATGGAACGCCTGGGCTTGGGCCCGGATGTCCTGTTGAAAGAAAATCCGCGCCTGGTGTACGGGCGGGTCACCGGCTGGGGTCAAACAGGCCCCTTGAAGTCCACCGCCGGGCACGACATCAACTTCATCGCCGTGACCGGTGCGCTTGCTGCCATCGGACCCCGCGATCGTCCCGTTCTTCCGCTCAACCTCATTGGAGACTTCGCCGGCGGATCCATGTTTCTGGTGTCCGGCATGCTCGCCGCCTTGATGGCCGCACGGCGCACCGGACAGGGCCAAGTGGTCGATGCAGCGATGTGCGACGGCGTCATCTCGTTGATGACTGCCATCCACGAGCAGGTCGCCGATGGGCAATGGACCGAAACGCGCGAGTCGAACCTCTTCGATGGCGGCCTGCCGCATTACCGCAACTACGAATGCGCCGACGGCAAGCACATCTCGATCGGGCCGCTCGAAGAACCGTTCTATGTGCGGCTGTGCGAAGCCATAGGGCTCGTACCGCCACCGCAACGCGACGATCCTTCGCATTGGCCCGCCCTGCGCGCATCGTTCGAGCAGATTTTCAAGACGCGTACGCGCGATGAGTGGGCAACGCTGCTGGAGAGCGGCGACCATTGCCTCTCTCCCGTGCTGGGCATTTCGGAGGCACCCCGGCACCCGCACCTGGCAGCCCGTGGCTCGTTCATCGATGTGGACGGTGTCGTCCAGGCCGGTCCGGTGCCGCGCTTTTCCAAATATGCCGCGCAGCCGAGCGCCGGTGTGCGCGACCCGGTGCCGATCGCACACGCGATGGCCGCCACGGCTGCAGGCTGA
- a CDS encoding MaoC/PaaZ C-terminal domain-containing protein, whose amino-acid sequence MSKSRNAKYWHDFQVGEVIETSGRTIESGDVNLFAGLSGDFNPVHVNQVYAEKGMFGVRIGHGLLTLAVTSGQMNQTGMFEGTTIGFLGMDNVRFSSPVRFGDTVLTSATVTSTRESNKPGRGVVAMTITTKNQRGETVLTYDQALLMAGKPA is encoded by the coding sequence ATGAGCAAATCGCGAAACGCAAAATATTGGCATGACTTCCAAGTCGGCGAAGTCATCGAGACGTCGGGCCGAACCATCGAGAGCGGCGACGTCAACTTGTTTGCCGGCCTGTCGGGCGACTTCAATCCCGTCCACGTGAACCAGGTCTATGCCGAAAAGGGAATGTTCGGCGTGCGCATCGGCCACGGCCTGCTCACCCTCGCGGTGACTTCGGGCCAGATGAACCAGACCGGCATGTTCGAAGGCACGACGATTGGCTTCCTCGGCATGGACAACGTGCGCTTCTCCAGCCCGGTTCGATTCGGCGATACGGTTCTCACGTCGGCGACGGTCACGAGCACGCGCGAATCGAACAAACCCGGTCGTGGCGTGGTGGCGATGACGATCACCACCAAGAACCAGCGCGGCGAAACCGTGCTCACGTACGACCAGGCCCTGCTGATGGCCGGCAAGCCCGCCTGA
- a CDS encoding Zn-ribbon domain-containing OB-fold protein → MNAGRPLPVPTPETTHFWEGTRLGELRLQTCRDCGNTYFPPRPFCPGCASRNVGVIRASGRGSLHSYVISHLPAPGFEPPYTIAVVKLDEGPKMMTNIVGTPCDPALLQLDHPVEVTFEALSEKITLPMFKLTGGSQ, encoded by the coding sequence ATGAACGCCGGCCGCCCGCTGCCCGTACCCACGCCTGAGACCACCCATTTCTGGGAAGGTACCCGTCTGGGTGAACTTCGCCTGCAGACCTGCCGGGACTGCGGCAATACCTACTTCCCTCCCCGCCCCTTTTGCCCGGGGTGTGCTTCGAGGAATGTTGGAGTCATTCGCGCCAGCGGGCGCGGGTCGCTGCACAGCTACGTGATCTCGCATCTGCCCGCGCCGGGCTTCGAGCCGCCTTACACCATTGCCGTGGTGAAGCTGGACGAGGGGCCGAAGATGATGACGAACATCGTTGGAACGCCTTGTGATCCTGCCTTGTTGCAGCTTGACCATCCGGTGGAGGTCACCTTCGAGGCACTCAGCGAGAAGATCACTTTGCCCATGTTCAAACTCACCGGGGGTTCGCAATGA
- a CDS encoding thiolase has protein sequence MKRARAAVIGAAETTEMGKLPHMSQLQLHADAALNALADAGLKPSDIDGIATAGETPESLALYLGITPTWIDATGVGGCSFLMHVRHAMSAIESGLCRHVLITHGESGRSRVAASGFPHPIPGSLPQQFETPYGTFGPPTMFTLPVLRYLKDRGYEQEDLARVAVVQREWAALNPRASQKAPITVEDVMSSKMIAYPFRMLMCCLVTDGGGAIVLSAADRAADLHARPVYVIGTGESVEGNMISQMEDFSSSKAFRVSGRNAFAQAGITHADVDHLMIYDAFAHLPLYGLEDLGFCAPGEAAAFIREGHTRPGGQLPLNTNGGGLSYMHSGMYGMYALQESIRQMRGIAPAQVEGAKISVAHGVGGMFAASSTIIFSNERA, from the coding sequence ATGAAGCGGGCGCGCGCAGCGGTCATCGGCGCCGCCGAAACTACTGAAATGGGGAAGCTGCCCCATATGTCTCAATTGCAGCTGCATGCGGATGCCGCGCTGAACGCGCTCGCTGACGCGGGCCTGAAGCCGTCCGACATCGATGGCATCGCTACCGCGGGCGAAACTCCGGAGTCGCTCGCGCTGTACCTGGGAATCACGCCAACGTGGATCGACGCCACGGGCGTGGGTGGGTGTTCCTTCCTGATGCATGTGCGGCACGCAATGTCGGCCATCGAGTCGGGGCTGTGCCGGCACGTCTTGATCACTCACGGCGAAAGCGGGCGGTCCCGCGTCGCGGCCTCCGGTTTTCCACATCCGATTCCCGGTAGTCTGCCGCAGCAGTTCGAGACGCCCTATGGCACCTTCGGGCCGCCGACGATGTTCACCCTGCCGGTTCTGCGCTATCTCAAGGATCGCGGTTACGAGCAGGAAGACCTCGCCCGCGTGGCCGTTGTCCAGCGCGAATGGGCCGCGCTCAACCCGCGTGCCAGTCAAAAGGCCCCGATCACCGTCGAAGACGTGATGTCTTCGAAGATGATCGCGTACCCCTTCCGGATGTTGATGTGCTGCCTGGTCACGGACGGCGGCGGTGCCATCGTCCTGTCGGCCGCCGATCGCGCGGCCGACTTGCACGCACGGCCGGTCTATGTGATCGGCACCGGCGAAAGCGTCGAGGGCAACATGATCAGCCAGATGGAAGACTTCAGCTCGTCAAAGGCGTTCCGTGTGTCCGGCCGCAATGCGTTCGCGCAAGCCGGCATCACCCATGCCGATGTCGACCACCTGATGATCTATGACGCATTCGCGCATTTGCCGCTCTACGGACTCGAAGACCTCGGGTTCTGCGCACCTGGGGAGGCTGCAGCCTTCATCCGGGAAGGCCACACGCGCCCTGGCGGGCAGCTGCCGCTGAACACCAATGGCGGTGGGCTGAGTTACATGCACTCCGGCATGTATGGCATGTACGCGTTGCAGGAAAGCATCCGGCAGATGCGGGGCATTGCACCCGCGCAAGTTGAGGGGGCGAAGATTTCCGTCGCTCACGGTGTGGGCGGCATGTTCGCCGCCAGCTCCACGATCATCTTTTCCAACGAAAGAGCTTAG